DNA sequence from the Vicia villosa cultivar HV-30 ecotype Madison, WI linkage group LG3, Vvil1.0, whole genome shotgun sequence genome:
ATACAATAAAAAGTGATCATGGtagtaaatttaaaaataaatcttttaaaattttttgtgaagaaaatgaaatatCTCATATTTTTTCTCATCTAAAAGTTCTACAACAAAATTAAGTTGTAGAAAGTAAAAACAAGTTTCTTTAAGATATAACAAGAATCATGATATATGAGAGAAATATTGAAAAACACTTTTGGATTGAAGAAGAAGCAGTAAACACTACATGTAACATTGAAAATAGAACCAATATAAGACTTATTTTAAATAAGACTTTACATGACTTGTTGGAAAGAAGAAAGTCAAACACTTTATATTTTCATCAATTTGATtgcacatttttttattttaaatatcgaGGATCACATAGGCAGTTTTGATTCCAATGTATAAAAAAGTGTATGTTATAAGAATATATAGCTAAAAGTCAAAACTTCATGCAAAAccaattttataaggactaaaacatgacttttttatagggactaaaagtcaaaacttgagatatttatagggacgtccaaaaacatatttaacccaaaatttTAAATGGAAAATATGGTTTTATACCATAAACTAAAAAAGGACGCCATAAAAGAagttatttcaaaaatatatatgttatagtTAAAGTTGAAAACATTTGAAACTCGGTTTCCAAAATAACATAACTTCAGATGTCAGGAATATCAGTTTATAGCATCAACGAAGAAAACTACAACAAAATTGGAAAAGATTTGAAACTCAGTTTAtccaataaaataaattcatattcgGGAAATCAGTTTAATACTTTTCTGTTGCTACTCAGATGTAAATAACAACCGAAAATCATGAATAACACTAACATACACCAACACCAaaaattacaacaacaacaacagaaaaggAAATGAACCATGAAAACTTAGATGAAGAATCAAAGTAAGTTAAAATAGCGAAGCAGAAGAAGGTGATGATGGCAAAATGGAAGCAGACGATGAAGAAAACCACATACAAtaatataaaattgaaaaataaacaaGAAAAGTATGGTAGCTTTTGCTCTACTGATATCCTGAATTTTGTTGTTGGATATACACTccatatggttgatacttatatTAGATGGTTTGAATTGTTTGCATTGGTAACCAAAGTGACTTTACGATTTTCTCTGTGCAATAATGCATGCATTTCACGTTGGAAAATGGAAAGCGAGCAAATGAATCATTTACCTTGACAAAAGCGTGTAAATTGGCCTTCCAAtgcataattaaaattaaaatttaattgtgttacacataatattaattaGACAACAACTAATATTGATTAAACTTGCGAGTCTTGATTGATCATTTTATTTTAGATGAAGTTCTGTCGAGTCTTGATTGATTTTAGTAATCACTTGACTTTTGTACTTGCTAAATGTACAATACATGACAACTCCTGGTAATTAAGGGTTGTAAGAGGCTTTTAGGGTTGGTTATGAAATTTAGAGCTAGCTCATGCTGAGGGGTAAGAAGCTATATATTGTAGTATTCAGCATGTATGAAATAGTTATGTATGTCATGTAATGGTTTACTCTTCATACATTAGATACATACACTAGTAGTCTATAAATAGGTTGTGCTCTCTCACTTTGAAAGAGAGGTGGTTGGTCATTCACTTGTAAACAAATAACGTTGTTTGTGAAAGTGACTGAAAATTATCTTTTAACCATGTTTGTTATCTCTTCTCTCTCCTCTCTTATTGAATCCAAAGGTTTATTAATTTCTCAAGAAACTCTCTCGTTCTTGCAATATTGCTTTATTCTTGGAACTCATTTCTCAACAAAGTGGTGCAGTGAGTGTGGATCaatatgccttcaacaaagtatgagattgagaaattcacatgataaaatgatttcggATTATGGCGCTTGAAGATGCGTGCCTTTCTTATTCAGCAAAGTCTACTAGAAGCGTTGAAGGGATTTGAAAACATGGATGTTGCCCTAACAGGGAGGGAGAAGACGATGATGATTAAGAAAGCCCACAATATCATCATACTGAGCCTTGGGGATAAAGTTCTCAGGCAAGTCTCGAAAGAGAAAATCGTAGCAGCTGTTTGGATCAAACTTGaaggtttgtacatgaccaaGTCTTTGGTAAATCGCCTATATGTGAAATACGCTCTGTATTAATTCAAGATTAGTGAATACAGAGTCTAgactgagcagttggatattaataaaattattcttgATCTGGAAAACATTGATGTTAAAATCAACAATGAAGATCAAGCATTGTTGTTGGTGTGTGCTTTACCAAGATTTCATTCGCATTTCAAAGATACTCTCATGTATGGAAGAGAGTCCCCGACCTTTGAATAAGTTCAACCGGACTTGTATTCTAAAGACTTGAATGAGAGGAAGGAGCAGAAGTTATCTTTAGTTGGAGAAGGCTTGTCAATAAAGGAAAAATTCTCAAAGAATGATGGAAAGTTTGAGAAGAAGAAGGTAAAGTTCGAAAAAGTATTATGGTGGGTGATGCTTATTAAGTTTTACCACTAGAAGAAGGAAGGTCATACAAGAAAGGTTCTTCCTAATAGGCCAAGGAGTTATGGTGATAGCAAtgataatggcaatgcaaccattgttcaagatgattatgaatcatctgatgtcctgGTGGTTTCGAGCAGAAACTCTAGCAAGGAGTGAATTatagattcaggttgcacttggcacaagACTACAAACAAATATGTGTTTgaagaattatgtgatcaagaagGTGGATCAATACTGTTAGGAAACAATAAAGCCTGCAGGATTAGAGGGATTGGATCTGTGAGGTACAAGCTCCATGATGAAACCATAAGGTTGCTGACAGGTGAAGGGGtcgaatttgaaaagaaaggatatAATTTTCAAAAGAGAGCTTGGTATCTTGAGAATCATGAAGGGgttgaaggaagtcttgagaggcatcaagaaacaaggcttgtattcCCTTGAAGTTGAAGTCAAAAGTGGCTCCGCTGATATTGCATCATTGAAGCACATGAAAAAGACTCAGTTATGGCACATGAGACTTGGACATGTCAGTGAAAAAGACCTAGTCAGATTAAGCAAGCAGAATCAATTAGGTGTTGATAAGCTCGAAAAGCTGGAGTTTTGTGAACCGTGTGTATTTGGTAAAGCAtacagagtgaagttcaacaaagaccAACAAAGAACAAATGGATCTCTtgattgtatccatgatgatcTTTGGGAACCTGCAAGAAACCCATCGCACTCAGGTGCagggtattttctatccatagttgatgattactcAAGAAAGCTTTAGATATCAACTATCTAACAATTAATAGAACATGCATTCAAACTATCAATAATACCtttcactttaattttttttcacctGTAAAAGGTTAAAATAGTAAAAACCTAATCTCCTAGTTAATTCACTTTACTTCAACTTTCACTTTTTCATCCACTTCTCACTCTTTCACTCACCATCtcattcttctttctcttttcatttattattttattttttctacctaattattttaaatatattaaaatgtttaattataGTATATGATCatcatattaaatatttattggtGTATAAAAGTATACAATGTtgacatttaattttatttttatgataaa
Encoded proteins:
- the LOC131659572 gene encoding uncharacterized mitochondrial protein AtMg00300-like, giving the protein MKGLKEVLRGIKKQGLYSLEVEVKSGSADIASLKHMKKTQLWHMRLGHVSEKDLVRLSKQNQLGVDKLEKLEFCEPCVFGKAYRVKFNKDQQRTNGSLDCIHDDLWEPARNPSHSGAGYFLSIVDDYSRKL